The Fulvia fulva chromosome 6, complete sequence genome includes a window with the following:
- a CDS encoding Putative epoxide hydrolase, with protein MSASESISPFTLSIEQAVLDDLQLRLWLTRWPDKETVMDWSQGVPLAAIQELCEYWQTRYNWRRCEELLNSFPQFTTTIDGVEVYFLHFRSKHGDALPMVLTHGWPGSILEFRHVIDRLIDPEADGGTPRDAFHLVIPALPGYAFSSKPTETGWNYQLTARAWAVFMDRLGYTDSGWVAQGGDWGAHVTVSLGHQAPKGLKAVHMNSVYFEPQKEIQIPAKDKAGEGRAMDLDHLRDTTGYRGYSLQQSIRPQTLDYALADSPVAQAAWIYEKFRDWSHHNGDVGTIFSKDEMLDTIMLYWLSNSGTSSARYDWENKPDTTAWAIGADIAVGVSWFQGDTAYAPREWCERHWDKIVIRNEVGKGGRFAAWEQPEKFVREVREWRRNVGG; from the coding sequence ATGTCGGCATCTGAATCCATCTCCCCGTTTACCCTTTCCATTGAGCAGGCTGTTCTCGACGATCTACAGCTACGACTTTGGCTGACCCGCTGGCCGGACAAAGAGACAGTCATGGATTGGTCTCAGGGCGTGCCGCTCGCAGCGATACAAGAGCTTTGCGAGTACTGGCAGACACGATACAATTGGCGAAGATGTGAAGAGCTACTCAACTCCTTTCCCCAATTCACGACCACCATTGACGGTGTGGAGGTCTACTTCCTGCACTTCCGATCCAAGCATGGAGACGCTCTTCCCATGGTACTTACACATGGCTGGCCAGGGTCGATACTGGAATTCAGACATGTCATCGACAGACTCATCGACCCGGAAGCTGACGGTGGCACTCCTAGAGATGCCTTTCATCTCGTCATCCCAGCACTGCCGGGCTACGCCTTCTCCAGCAAACCCACAGAGACAGGCTGGAACTACCAACTCACCGCACGAGCCTGGGCTGTCTTTATGGACCGCCTAGGCTACACAGACAGCGGCTGGGTCGCTCAAGGCGGCGACTGGGGCGCCCACGTCACCGTCAGCCTAGGCCACCAAGCACCCAAGGGGTTGAAAGCAGTCCATATGAACTCCGTCTACTTCGAGCCACAGAAGGAAATCCAAATACCAGCTAAAGACAAAGCTGGCGAGGGACGAGCCATGGATCTAGACCATCTTCGAGACACTACTGGCTACCGCGGCTACTCCCTCCAACAGTCTATCCGTCCCCAAACTCTCGACTACGCACTCGCAGACTCTCCCGTCGCGCAAGCGGCCTGGATCTACGAGAAATTCCGTGACTGGTCTCATCACAATGGCGACGTCGGGACCATCTTTAGCAAAGACGAAATGCTTGATACGATTATGCTATACTGGCTCTCCAACTCCGGGACTTCGTCGGCGCGGTATGATTGGGAGAATAAACCCGACACAACTGCGTGGGCGATCGGAGCGGATATAGCGGTGGGCGTGAGTTGGTTTCAGGGTGATACAGCTTATGCGCCGAGGGAGTGGTGTGAGCGGCATTGGGACAAGATTGTTATTCGGAATGAGGTGGGGAAGGGTGGGCGTTTTGCTGCCTGGGAGCAGCCGGAGAAGTTTGTTAGGGAGGTGAGGGAGTGGAGGAGGAATGTTGGGGGTTAG
- a CDS encoding Hybrid signal transduction histidine kinase B, producing the protein MSIDEQCEIESSRIGAEGVKMPSQAVETLKSERRRLLFESKREREFYRYYQPIRELTKAGPPLCDVGNPDSVKAHRPFSSPDRALTAFCQLGAVRLGTRRAMLFFFDSQYAYVLAESTKTLSLQDDSVHDDEDDLWLGHTKIPRGYSVCEHTVMLPANQGTNKGDLNSGLVHIVNDLSHDTRFCDRPFVTGGPQARFYAGVPITTPKGINIGAYCVLDDQKRDGLDGDAINFMRDMAATVMTHLEMVRATGEHKIGTQMIAGLGAFIDGASGFRDWAAQKGDWGVDEDPNLYHPLGVQPMTANVSAVAQAAVQVSEHLEEERRSNINPAVTSSSPKRNRSRTATISGSGSSSPLNPKPTAATLQIRKSHENVADAGQPTVQRTFERASNLVREAMCIDGVMFLDAAVGTFGGLVETSPAESSHTEHSSDCHGSTADGATTGTSADERMTKKSDSSDQVPKHCHVLASSSIPQPLDEFLLEKRTEPYEEPQDMTEKFLRSLLRRYPRGKIWSFNEYGDASSDDDSSEGNTDGSSCRCSAGSMSHEVKNHSANCSKRRKRGRRDDGREIVKLFPGVRSVGLVGMWDHTRQRWYAACMFWSYSPLRLFSEESEVKYMTAFCDVILAELHRLEAQDSDKAKSDFISTISHELRSPLHGILGSVECLQEQPTDSFSTDLISQVEICGRTLLDIIDHLLDFSKINHQAKTRNKDAQAGRLTSGSTKRTRMGGVMALDANVALDQVTEEVVETAVYSFCCSRDADTVLNRKVAVILDIDRTADINWHVFVALGAWKRICINLVSNALKYTSKGHIRVSLKASPIPDKRKRFNVTFAVSDTGRGMSRDFLENHLFRAFAQEDSLVEGTGLGMNLVAKIVKSLEGRIEVQSERGVGTTFAITLPLEQTRSSKDTGSKSSLRSLERIISGVSVGVVDSSSTPLASSTGQVPDETAKSLLLSSVHKTLNQVGVNAFPCTWAGDDGADMYIVTEGELGEELKRRQDMGCADTVMSPSALSNKPFIVLCDSTLSARKIRAPGFGNIATGYVELIAQPAGPDRLAKAMVQCVRNRSMTNDPFSLAGAITPGVSEQPPGSTSPQNLPVRERKDTCLGSPDADSFAKDRTKADAGNEESEQLRVAKLERGLASDYKFPRVPTPSLNGSRPERKTSTHKSTQTSKDPSEKKRGAGVSLLLVDDNPINLQLLVTYADKFGHRKQVATDGLQAVEAYKNACSDAVTPTGEETESPKKPNEDALVKPQVVLMDINMPILNGFEATRQIRGFEKQKSLEPATIIALTGLGSASAQQEAFSSGVDLFLTKPVRLKELTKILDGIRDPKK; encoded by the exons atGTCCATCGACGAACAATGCGAAATTGAGAGCAGCAGAATCGGCGCTGAGGGCGTCAAGATGCCGTCCCAGGCTGTTGAGACTCTGAAGAGCGAGCGAAGGAGGCTGCTGTTCGAGAGCAAGCGGGAGCGCGAGTTTTACAG ATACTACCAGCCTATACGGGAGCTCACCAAGGCTGGACCGCCGCTCTGCGATGTTGGCAACCCGGATTCTGTCAAGGCCCATAGGCCATTCTCGTCGCCGGACCGTGCGCTCACGGCCTTCTGCCAGCTTGGAGCAGTGAGATTAGGCACGCGCCGGGCGATGCTCTTTTTCTTCGATTCGCAGTATGCATACGTGCTTGCAGAAAGTACAAAGACCTTGAGCCTCCAGGACGATTCCGTCCACGATGACGAGGATGACTTGTGGCTTGGTCACACCAAGATTCCACGAGGCTACTCTGTTTGTGAGCATACGGTGATGCTACCAGCCAACCAAGGCACGAACAAAGGCGACCTAAACTCTGGCCTTGTGCACATTGTGAATGACTTGAGTCACGATACCAGGTTCTGTGACCGGCCATTCGTGACGGGAGGACCTCAAGCCAGATTCTACGCTGGAGTACCAATAACCACCCCTAAAGGCATTAACATCGGAGCTTACTGCGTGCTAGACGACCAGAAGCGTGACGGCCTAGATGGTGATGCTATCAACTTTATGCGGGATATGGCTGCCACTGTCATGACACATCTGGAGATGGTTCGTGCTACTGGTGAGCACAAGATCGGAACTCAGATGATTGCAGGTCTCGGTGCTTTCATCGACGGTGCATCAGGCTTCCGCGACTGGGCGGCGCAAAAAGGAGACTGGGGCGTGGACGAAGATCCAAATCTGTACCATCCTCTTGGTGTACAGCCTATGACCGCGAATGTCTCGGCTGTGGCTCAAGCAGCCGTACAAGTGAGCGAACATCTTGAGGAGGAACGGCGTTCAAACATCAATCCAGCAGTGACAAGCTCGTCACCAAAACGGAACAGATCAAGGACTGCGACGATCTCTGGCAGCGGCTCATCAAGCCCCTTGAACCCAAAACCTACCGCCGCGACACTGCAAATCAGAAAGAGTCACGAGAATGTGGCTGACGCTGGACAACCTACTGTGCAAAGAACTTTCGAACGCGCTAGTAATCTGGTGCGTGAGGCTATGTGCATCGATGGTGTCATGTTCCTCGATGCGGCGGTCGGCACGTTTGGAGGTCTAGTGGAGACTTCTCCAGCAGAGTCAAGTCACACCGAGCACAGCTCTGACTGTCATGGAAGCACTGCCGATGGCGCCACGACCGGAACAAGTGCAGACGAGAGAATGACGAAGAAGTCCGATAGCAGTGATCAAGTACCAAAACACTGCCACGTGCTTGCATCATCAAGCATACCGCAACCTTTGGATGAGTTCCTGCTGGAGAAACGGACAGAGCCCTACGAAGAACCCCAGGATATGACGGAAAAGTTCCTTCGATCTCTGCTCAGACGCTATCCCCGTGGGAAGATATGGAGCTTCAACGAGTACGGCGATGCTTCGTCTGATGATGACTCTTCGGAAGGTAATACTGATGGAAGTTCTTGCCGCTGCTCGGCAGGCAGCATGTCCCACGAGGTGAAGAACCACAGCGCAAACTGCTCGAAACGGCGCAAGAGAGGCCGGCGAGACGATGGTAGAGAGATAGTCAAGCTTTTCCCGGGTGTCCGGAGTGTTGGTTTGGTCGGCATGTGGGATCACACTCGCCAACGGTGGTATGCGGCGTGCATGTTCTGGTCTTACTCACCTCTCAGGCTATTCTCCGAGGAGTCCGAAGTGAAGTACATGACCGCTTTCTGTGATGTGATTCTGGCTGAGTTGCACCGCCTGGAGGCTCAGGACTCTGACAAGGCAAAGTCTGACTTCATCTCGACCATCTCACACGAGTTGAGGTCTCCATTGCACGGCATCCTGGGCAGCGTCGAATGTCTGCAAGAGCAGCCGACAGACTCCTTCAGCACCGATCTGATCTCCCAGGTCGAGATATGCGGAAGGACTTTACTGGACATCATCGATCACCTTCTAGACTTTAGCAAGATCAACCATCAAGCCAAGACTCGAAACAAAGACGCACAAGCTGGCAGACTGACCTCTGGCTCGACGAAACGCACTCGAATGGGAGGCGTGATGGCACTGGATGCCAACGTAGCCCTGGACCAGGTGACAGAAGAGGTTGTCGAAACTGCAGTGTACTCGTTCTGCTGCAGTAGAGATGCAGATACTGTTCTGAACCGCAAAGTCGCTGTCATTCTGGACATCGACCGTACTGCAGACATCAATTGGCACGTCTTCGTCGCGTTAGGGGCCTGGAAGCGAATCTGCATCAACCTCGTGAGCAACGCTTTGAAGTATACAAGTAAAGGACATATCCGGGTGTCGCTCAAAGCATCGCCAATACCGGACAAGCGCAAGCGGTTCAATGTTACGTTCGCCGTGAGCGACACCGGACGCGGGATGTCCAGGGACTTCCTCGAGAACCACTTGTTCCGCGCCTTTGCACAAGAAGACAGTCTTGTGGAGGGGACTGGACTAGGTATGAATCTAGTGGCGAAGATTGTGAAGAGCCTCGAAGGCAGAATTGAAGTTCAGAGCGAAAGAGGCGTCGGCACCACTTTTGCGATCACTCTACCTCTGGAGCAGACCCGCAGCAGTAAGGACACAGGTTCGAAGAGTTCTCTGCGATCGCTAGAACGGATCATCTCCGGAGTGTCGGTTGGCGTTGTTGACAGTAGCTCTACACCTTTAGCCAGTTCGACTGGTCAAGTTCCGGATGAGACCGCCAAAAGCTTGCTCCTGTCAAGCGTACACAAGACTCTCAATCAAGTCGGCGTGAATGCATTCCCTTGCACATGGGCTGGCGACGACGGCGCTGATATGTACATCGTGACCGAGGGCGAGCTGGGAGAGGAGCTGAAGCGACGGCAAGACATGGGCTGCGCAGACACTGTGATGTCGCCAAGCGCACTCAGCAACAAACCTTTCATTGTCCTCTGCGACAGCACACTCAGTGCCAGGAAAATACGAGCTCCCGGCTTCGGCAACATCGCCACTGGATATGTCGAGCTCATTGCCCAACCAGCAGGACCGGATCGATTGGCCAAGGCGATGGTACAATGCGTTCGTAACAGGAGTATGACCAACGATCCTTTCTCCCTCGCTGGTGCTATCACGCCTGGCGTGAGTGAACAGCCACCTGGGAGCACGAGTCCCCAGAATCTCCCTGTAAGAGAGCGAAAGGATACCTGCTTGGGTAGCCCAGACGCTGACTCTTTTGCGAAGGACCGAACGAAAGCCGACGCCGGCAATGAAGAGTCGGAGCAGTTGCGAGTGGCTAAGCTCGAGCGTGGTCTGGCGTCTGATTACAAGTTCCCTCGTGTGCCTACGCCTTCGTTGAATGGCTCGAGGCCTGAGAGGAAGACTTCGACACACAAGTCGACACAGACTTCGAAGGATCCGTCCGAGAAGAAGAGAGGCGCTGGCGTCTCGCTCTTGCTGGTCGATGATAAT CCAATCAACCTCCAGCTTCTAGTTACTTATGCCGACAAGTTCGGCCACCGTAAGCAAGTAGCCACAGATGGTCTACAAGCAGTCGAGGCATACAAGAACGCTTGCTCAGACGCTGTAACTCCAACGGGCGAGGAAACGGAGTCACCAAAGAAGCCCAACGAGGATGCACTAGTGAAGCCTCAAGTCGTTCTGATGGACATCAACATGCCCATCCTCAACGGCTTCGAAGCAACGCGACAGATTCGTGGCTTTGAGAAGCAAAAGAGTCTTGAGCCAGCAACCATCATTGCCCTGACTGGTCTTGGCAGTGCAAGTGCACAGCAGGAGGCTTTTAGCTCGGGAGTGGATCTCTTCTTGACGAAACCGGTGAGGCTGAAGGAGTTGACGAAGATTTTGGATGGGATACGGGATCCGAAGAAGTGA
- a CDS encoding Mesaconyl-C(4)-CoA hydratase, with product MATTTRAIRPQWLSKAALRRVPSISRSTSSFAHLQDELPKREIQPTFEDLSPQSSYRLDTTLADFLPDTNPPPLLPPTHATNILPIPHHIVYFEPSRRSSEMLPDGTNPDHAPGDPFPRRMWAGGRVRYNQDNPLLLDGSRGVMAEFIRNVTIKGKEGDEKVFVIIERRMAKATLDEVERLTTSSQRIDTADSKQAKTDLHHRVRQRLWRHNDEDFGPASILETRNIVFMRNRSKAQAATEASKTATTKILKPTHKPDYTHTITPDNKLLFRFSALTFNAHAIHLDPDYSRNVEGHRNLLFHGPLSYTFLLTLLRQQLGKRGNEVIKSIEYRNVAPLYCHEEVTFCGTQTGEHKWEVWAQGPEGGVAVKGSVVTEQGRIDKTNLGI from the coding sequence ATGGCAACTACCACACGAGCAATCAGACCTCAATGGCTCTCCAAAGCAGCCCTCCGCCGCGTCCCATCCATATCCCGAAGCACCTCATCCTTTGCCCACCTCCAAGACGAACTACCCAAACGAGAAATCCAGCCCACCTTCGAAGACCTCTCTCCCCAGTCCTCCTACCGACTGGACACAACCCTCGCCGACTTCCTCCCAGACACAAACCCCCCACCGCTCCTCCCTCCAACACACGCAACCAACATCCTCCCCATACCCCACCACATAGTCTACTTCGAACCCAGCAGACGCAGCAGCGAGATGCTTCCCGATGGCACGAACCCCGACCACGCACCCGGTGATCCATTCCCGAGGCGAATGTGGGCAGGCGGTAGGGTTCGTTATAATCAAGATAACCCCCTCCTACTGGACGGCAGTAGAGGCGTCATGGCTGAATTCATTCGCAACGTCACAATAAAAGGAAAAGAAGGCGACGAGAAAGTCTTCGTAATCATCGAACGCCGCATGGCAAAAGCTACACTGGACGAAGTGGAACGCTTAACGACCTCATCCCAACGCATCGACACCGCGGACTCGAAACAGGCAAAAACAGACCTCCACCACCGCGTCCGACAGCGTCTCTGGCGCCATAACGATGAAGACTTCGGCCCCGCGTCAATTCTGGAAACACGCAACATCGTCTTCATGCGCAACCGCTCAAAAGCCCAAGCAGCCACCGAAGCCTCCAAGACTGCAACGACCAAAATCCTCAAACCAACCCATAAACCAGACTACACCCACACCATAACCCCAGATAACAAACTCCTCTTCCGCTTTTCGGCTTTAACTTTCAACGCACATGCAATCCACCTGGACCCAGATTACAGTCGGAACGTAGAAGGTCATCGGAATCTCCTCTTCCACGGGCCGTTGAGCTATACCTTCCTCCTCACACTGCTGCGGCAGCAATTAGGCAAGAGGGGGAACGAGGTGATAAAGTCAATTGAGTACAGGAACGTTGCGCCGCTGTATTGTCATGAGGAGGTGACGTTCTGTGGGACGCAGACGGGGGAGCATAAGTGGGAAGTCTGGGCGCAGGGGCCGGAGGGAGGGGTGGCGGTTAAGGGGAGTGTGGTGACGGAGCAGGGGAGGATTGATAAGACGAATTTGGGGATATGA